Proteins encoded by one window of Vampirovibrionales bacterium:
- a CDS encoding DUF1731 domain-containing protein, whose protein sequence is MKILLSGSSGFVGKALCEALERDGHTILRLVRREPRHELELRWDPAAGEIDAAALARLAPEDAPLDAVIHLAGESVFGLWTKGKKAAIRNSRLQATRLLGKTIVSLPIKPKTFINASAIGYYGHRGDELLTELSSPAAAVDRQPRVSPMPLIDPQWGGRFLSQTCMDNEAEAQAVLTSGVRLVNLRFGMVLGRGGGALAKMLPAFRLGVAGPLGWRGAQYMSWVSLTDLTRAIQFALQTPELRGPVNVVAPQPVSNRDFTTALSRRVFWLRPLAGIANRFAVPAPALKLALGEFGNALLLSSVRAQPTHLQEAGFAFEHATLDAALQAAV, encoded by the coding sequence ATGAAAATCCTGCTGAGCGGTTCCTCGGGCTTTGTTGGCAAGGCGCTTTGCGAGGCGCTGGAACGCGATGGCCATACGATATTGCGTCTCGTGCGCCGTGAGCCGCGCCATGAGCTTGAACTTCGCTGGGATCCGGCGGCGGGCGAGATTGATGCGGCTGCGCTGGCCCGTCTTGCCCCCGAGGACGCCCCCCTTGACGCTGTGATTCATCTGGCGGGAGAGTCCGTGTTTGGGCTCTGGACCAAGGGGAAAAAGGCGGCCATTCGCAACAGTCGCCTGCAAGCGACCCGATTGCTGGGCAAAACCATCGTGTCGCTGCCCATCAAGCCCAAGACGTTTATCAACGCGTCGGCCATTGGCTACTATGGTCATCGCGGCGATGAATTGCTGACTGAGCTTAGTTCGCCAGCCGCCGCCGTCGATCGCCAGCCGCGCGTGTCGCCGATGCCTTTGATAGACCCGCAATGGGGCGGGCGTTTCCTGTCACAAACGTGCATGGACAACGAAGCTGAAGCGCAGGCGGTTCTGACCTCGGGCGTCCGGCTGGTTAATCTGCGATTTGGCATGGTGCTGGGTCGCGGCGGCGGGGCGCTGGCCAAAATGCTGCCGGCCTTTCGTTTGGGCGTGGCGGGGCCGCTCGGCTGGCGCGGCGCTCAATATATGAGTTGGGTCAGTCTGACGGATCTCACGCGGGCAATTCAATTCGCCCTGCAAACGCCTGAACTGCGCGGCCCTGTGAACGTCGTCGCCCCTCAGCCCGTTTCCAATCGCGATTTTACGACGGCCTTGAGTCGTCGGGTTTTCTGGCTGCGCCCGTTGGCGGGAATCGCCAATCGTTTCGCCGTTCCGGCTCCGGCGTTAAAGCTGGCATTGGGCGAGTTTGGTAATGCGCTATTGCTGTCCAGCGTCCGCGCACAGCCAACGCACTTGCAGGAAGCCGGTTTTGCTTTTGAACATGCGACGTTAGACGCGGCGCTTCAGGCCGCTGTTTGA